From Microlunatus capsulatus, a single genomic window includes:
- a CDS encoding SDR family NAD(P)-dependent oxidoreductase, with translation MAQVLAGKTALVTGGTSGIGLAVVRRFVDEGAHVVVTGRRQSALDAVAAELGDRVTAVRADASDPADVTTLFETVAARGAGLDAVHANAGVGAFGALTEVTAQDVDTTFGTNVRGTALTVQGSLAFLNEGAAIVVTGSTSASGIERGLGVYGASKAAIAAMTRTWAVELAPRGVRINTVVPGPTETPGLKGLAPDNPDALLDQIAGGMPLGRLLRPEEIAAAVLFLVSDQSSGMTGSELLVDGGSTVA, from the coding sequence ATGGCTCAGGTACTGGCCGGCAAGACGGCGCTCGTCACCGGCGGGACGTCGGGGATCGGGCTGGCCGTCGTCCGCCGGTTCGTCGACGAGGGCGCGCACGTCGTCGTCACCGGGCGCCGGCAGTCCGCGCTCGACGCGGTCGCGGCCGAGCTCGGCGACCGCGTGACGGCGGTGCGGGCCGACGCCTCCGACCCGGCCGACGTCACCACGCTCTTCGAGACCGTCGCCGCCCGCGGCGCCGGGCTGGACGCGGTGCACGCGAACGCCGGCGTCGGCGCGTTCGGCGCGCTGACGGAGGTGACCGCCCAGGACGTCGACACCACCTTCGGCACCAACGTGCGCGGGACGGCGCTGACCGTCCAGGGCTCGCTGGCGTTCCTGAACGAGGGCGCGGCGATCGTCGTGACCGGGTCGACCTCCGCGTCCGGCATCGAGCGCGGCCTCGGCGTCTACGGCGCGTCGAAGGCGGCGATCGCCGCGATGACCCGCACGTGGGCCGTGGAGCTCGCGCCGCGGGGCGTCCGGATCAACACCGTGGTGCCCGGCCCGACCGAGACGCCCGGGCTGAAGGGGCTCGCCCCGGACAACCCCGACGCGCTGCTGGACCAGATCGCGGGCGGCATGCCGCTCGGCCGGCTCCTCCGTCCCGAGGAGATCGCCGCCGCCGTGCTGTTCCTGGTCTCCGACCAGAGCTCGGGCATGACGGGGAGCGAGCTGCTCGTCGACGGCGGCAGCACCGTCGCCTGA
- a CDS encoding TetR/AcrR family transcriptional regulator: MPRPRSFDEADVVARAREAFTETGFAGTSLDALLEATGLGRQSLYNAFGGKKELFMRAFLSDTAEALEAVESIRHGSGSPITRIRAQLVKVAVAHGAAQTPPSLFTRAAVELSARDPDVASTVNAAFETMRAHYAACIVEAQEAGEIDGAADADSLGAFFCAVIDGMRTLGGSGVPRATLLDIGFTSLTAVPVTALGQEHLSTDDGDWS, translated from the coding sequence GTGCCCCGACCCCGCTCGTTCGACGAGGCCGACGTCGTCGCCCGCGCCCGGGAGGCGTTCACCGAGACCGGCTTCGCCGGGACCTCGCTCGACGCGCTGCTGGAGGCGACCGGCCTCGGCCGGCAGAGCCTCTACAACGCCTTCGGCGGCAAGAAGGAGCTCTTCATGCGGGCGTTCCTCAGCGACACCGCCGAGGCGCTCGAGGCCGTCGAGTCGATCCGGCACGGCTCCGGCAGCCCGATCACGCGGATCCGCGCCCAGCTGGTCAAGGTGGCGGTCGCGCACGGCGCCGCCCAGACCCCGCCGTCGCTGTTCACGCGGGCCGCGGTCGAGCTCTCCGCGCGGGACCCCGACGTCGCCTCGACGGTCAACGCGGCCTTCGAGACGATGCGCGCCCACTACGCCGCGTGCATCGTGGAGGCCCAGGAGGCCGGCGAGATCGACGGCGCCGCCGACGCCGACTCGCTCGGCGCGTTCTTCTGCGCGGTCATCGACGGCATGCGCACCCTCGGCGGTTCGGGGGTGCCCCGGGCGACGCTCCTCGACATCGGCTTCACCAGCCTGACGGCGGTCCCCGTCACCGCGCTGGGCCAGGAGCACCTCAGCACCGACGACGGCGACTGGTCCTGA